ttttggaaaactaacctatttaaagttgttttttggtgaagttaaaagttaaatttttgtattaacGTAACTGTGTTTTGTTTAACGAAGATcattaaaaatttgagaatttgttagaaatatctctttttgatatatatcttttaaaaattccattttttggaacattttcatttttgccctcttttacacaattacattatgttaaattaattttaaaattttttctttttggtttaggttatctattttacatttaggatatagtttttagaggtagagtttagtatttaggTTTTActgtttagaatttagtcattttatatattaaaaagggtattttgaaaatcaaCATTaagaaagtatattttttaaaagtgacatagagaaagagatatttttgaaaatccctccCTAAGATTCTATAATTTACTCATCTGAACTAAGctatataattttcttgaacATTACCAAAAAATTTCTACCGGATTATTGAATCAGAATTTCAGTAAAAAGATTTTCGAGCATTAGTGGAATCCTGACTTCTCaaaagatttttgttgttgttgttctataAATTCATTTCTGGTCAACATCTTAAAGTCTTTGGAAGATAAATGTCAAGTTCATCATCTGCCCCTTCAcccaaattaccaaaaaataatatagttttgGCTATAAATTAAATCTAGAAACTGATGCAATATTATTTGGATTCTACAAATTAGATCTACatattatctatttttaatgcgagatataaaatattaatggaGATGAGTTTAATCTAAATATAGTGTTTGGAGTAAGATTAAAGTACCATTGAAGTTGGTCTTAAAACATTCACAACATGCTTCTTTGTTATACTCTATCAGTGCTAAACATTCACGATCGTACGTATAATCATTCAAATTTCAAaggcataattaaaaaatgtaatagaGTTTTGTACTAGTGTTGTTATTGTGTTAATGTTCATATAAGTATCATGTTGGCAGAAAATTACTATTTTGAtttaagataattaattaattataatagttttttcaGAAAATCAATCATATGGCTATGGTGGTGGAGAATAATGATATTTTCGGGTATACGATTCATTAGGTTTTGTAGGTACCACATAACAAAAgtcatcaaaaatttaatatgtcaGTAATTGTCAAACAAATGTATGAAAAAGTTGATTAGGTGGCTGGTGGCATATTGATATACTGTTCaacaatatcataaaattataatatcatCACTTCCTAGAGTTTGATCTTTACCCCCTGCAGTATCAAgctttgaaatttttaaaagactttctcatatatatagttaaatgtatataatggacaaaacaataaatatatgcATGGTGTCAAAATGGGTGGCTTGAGATAGATATAGAGATCTAGTATGaagttttaattatgtaaattgaTATATCATACATACGTGATGTGTGTATCatcatttataaaatatgtCACATTGTTGGATAAGGTCAAAAAATATGAAGGAAGTACGTATGTTCAAGGAAATATTATTTGTGTTTAGCAACAAATATAATTTCTCTTGTCaacgaaatatatatttaggtaTGGATTAGAACTAGATTTGTTGACTTTATCTTGTAATTaccatttttcatatatatgacaaatatattttcatgaaaacaaaacatttaaggTCCGGAAAATACAAACACTAATTATATAcaataaaacataaagaaaaaacattgataaaaAGTTTTGTAAATCAAGCAAGAGACTAACTATTACAAAACAAGTTGGTAGTCGTATCCAAGCGTACTAACGTATATGCAAATTGTCCACAGATTAAGAGAAGTTGTCTTGAGGGAATATAATTAGattaagaaagaaaactaaagttGAATATCGTACTTAGCAAGAGAATATGtactttttgttaaagaaatatATGTTATGGATGTGGATTAGACTAAGTTAAGCCTTATAAGAAGAGTGTTAGACTAATTATATATTGATTGTGATATCCTGATTGCGACTTTTCATAAAATAAGAGATATTTAtcatgaaaatgaaataaaatctatctCTTATGAAAACTAAGAAAATATCTCCAACTTCTatctaattaaagaaaacaaaaacattggtAACAAAACAGTTtcataagaagaagataataactATAAAGGTTCATAAGACAGATGTTTTATCCAACTTATAGTTATTAGTAAGAAATTAACGGACGAAAACATATGAGTTGTATTTTCCAATCTACtgaactgaaaacaagaaaaaaaccagtaatccaaaaaaattctcgacttgttttgttaattttttttcttaaagcttTATTTTGTCGGCTAATTCTAAAGGGTTTCTTGATATAAATAGTAATATTATTTACCGACCAAATATGTTATTGCCACATGCAGTAAGTCATTATCAATTAAAGCCAGGTCTTATCATATAAGGCTTCTTCTAATTATTCAACTAACTAAACAATTAAACTTTATTacaagttaaaaatattttttccgaCCAAAACTAATTTGTTAATACagtattaaaatgttttaattataatttggaGTTTTCTATCTCCCCTTTAAACGTTTCTTTGAAAACTATAAGAAAAAGCGAAGACTTCGGATCCTTTCTTTCTCAAATttgtaagaagagagagagagagagggtacGTTTACGTTTTTGGTGGTGACCACTCCTTTTATCTTTTACCTGCGGTGAGATCGGCGGCGGACTCAAGACGACGGGAGTCATGCGGAGATAGTCACTGACGAATCCGTTCTTCTTCCCCGGAGACGACGAGAGCATCGAAGAATCTGTCAAGAAAACAGCCAATGTTTGCCtctgattcttctttttctctatcCGTTCTTGTCTCTCGGATCCGGTGAAGAAGCTGCCCGCTGATCTCATCTTTgcagtttttaaaagttttcgtCTTTTGAATCCATCGATTCCATTTGAGGTTTGTTTTCAATTCTCTTTCACATTTGTGGCACaaggctcttcttcttcctctgtttctggaTCTGTTGTGTTTTCTGAATTGGATTTGAGGAGCTTCAATAGTTAATAAGTTGGGAGTAATGTGAATCTGAGATTGTTCTAGATTGGTTCTCATGTGCATAGATcatgtttttatcttttgggTTTGTCAAAGTGTCTAGCTTTAGATTATAAAAACCTGAACTTTGTTATGTCAAAGTGTtgagcttttgttttgtttcctttgtgtGATTGCAGTTATTGGGGGGTTTATTGGTATGCTGAAAAGAGATGTCGTTGAAAAGCATCCTTCGTGATCTGAAGGAAGTGAGGGATGGACTTGGAGGTATCTCGAAGCGTAGTTGGTCAAAGTCGTCTCACATTGCTCCTGATCAAACAACAACACCTCTGGAAAACATACCGCAGAGCCCATGGGCTTCTTTGCCGCCTGAGCTGCTTCACGACATAATCCGGAGGGTTGAAGAGAGTGAGACGTCTTGGCCTGCTCGAGCAGCCGTGGTCTCTTGTGCTTCTGTCTGTAAATCATGGAGAGGAATCACTATGGAGATTGTGAAGATCCCTGAGCAGTGTGGGAAGCTCACTTTTCCAATCTCATTGAAACAGGTAAAGGAACTTCACCGGTTCTTTTCAAAGCTCTCAGTCTCATGTTGCTTATCTAAACTTCTTGTTTGATTGTGAGCAGCCGGGGCCTCGAGACTCTCCAATTCAATGCTTTATAAAGAGGAACAGAGCAACCGCTACATATATTCTCTACTATGGCTTGATGCCTTGTGAGTGTGATCTTTATTTCAAGTTCAAGAAATTGCTGTCCAATGATGTAGAAATGGTTGTTCTGACGATAATGATCCTTTTTCGAGTTTCAGCTGAGACGGAGAATGACAAATTGTTGTTAGCAGCAAGAAGGATTAGAAGAGCGACGTGCACGGATTTTATTATCTCACTGTCTGGTAAAAACTTCTCACGCAGCAGCAGCACTTATGTTGGCAAATTAAGGTAACTATCCCGAGTTCTTTCCACCTGCATCAAGTCTTAACAATCGAAAAGCTCCTTTTTCTAAACAGTCTGTACTTATATTGTGGAATAGGTCTGGTTTTTTGGGAACCAAGTTCACAATATATGACAACCAAACAGCATCATCCACAACACAAGCTCAACCTAACAGAAGGCTTCACCCCAAGCAAGCGGCCCCTAAGTTACCTGCCAATAGCTCTACCGTAGGAAACATTACCTACGAGCTCAATGTTCTTCGCACAAGGGGACCTAGAAGAATGCATTGCGCTATGGATTCTATACCCCTCTCTTCTGTTATTGCTGAACCATCAGTAGTTCAAGGCATAGAAGTATCTTCGTCGCcttcaccaaaagaaaaaagcagcGCAACAGACAGAGAGATCCCTGATATCTCCCCAAGCTTAAGGGACCAGCCGCTGGTTCTCAAAAACAAATCTCCACGATGGCACGAGCAATTGCAGTGctggtgcctcaacttcaaggGGAGGGTAACCGTGGCTTCAGTTAAAAACTTCCAGCTTGTGGCAGACATTGACACTTCATTGGAAGCGCCGCCTGAAGAACATGAGAGAGTGATTTTACAGTTTGGCAAAATCGGTAAGGACATTTTCACCATGGATTATCGCTACCCTCTCTCTGCTTTTCAAGCCTTTGCTATATGCATCAGCAGCTTTGACACCAAACCGGCTTGTGAAGGGTAAAGCTAACCCCCTTGAGTAAAATCCATCTCCGGAAATCATCATAGAAGGCTTTTCGTATCTTTAGGTTTCAATGTTCAATTCACGAAAAGTTCTTTGTATGTAGAATGTTGTAGCTCTTTTGAACTATGCTTCTGTTTGATGGGGCACTCGGTGGATAAGCTTAATGATGATGTTATATTACATAtccaatgtaatatataaacagaAGCCattacaaaacacaacatatgaAACTCTTGAGCTTCAAAACCTAACGTGACTACAACAAACCCATCCCCCAATACCAGTGGTCTCTTTCACAGTCCATGTTCTTCAAACTTCTCCTGGCCAAAGTTCTCATCTCAGTGTTGAATAAGTTAGAAACTCCATTGACGTAAACTGAAATGGTTGGCGCGGAATAGGATTTCTGCAATTGCAAAGATCAAAAGTCACgccaagaaaatcacaaaagcATATGATGTGCACAGTTTAAGTGAAGGAGAGAAGGGACTCACGGTCTAGGGCCGTAAACTTTGATCTGACGGATATGAGTATCTCTCCCGTTAAGGTGATTCGACAAAATGGCTATTTGCAACATAAATGTATTGACAAAAGTTTCCCTGAGAAGAGAGGACAAATGGTTAAAACTTACCAGCTCAATGCGTAGTAGTAACCAACAGAAACAAATCATTCATGACAGCAGAAGTTAGTTTACACCTTTACTAAGTGACACCTCAAAAAGCTAATACAACTTGCTAGCTAAAGACATGTCTAAACTTGGTAGCTAGCAGACTTTCTCTAATCATAGAACTAACATTGTAGCAAACACCCCTCCTCATCATTCTCAGCAGCTAGCTAGATTCTTGTAAAGAGACAACCACAAAACCATACTTGGATAAGAAACAAACATACCGTGGATCAGTTCCAGAGAGAGATAAGCAAACCCAACCAGTTGGTTTAACAAGCTCCACACTTTTAATCTCCTAAACAATTAATAAGTAACAACACAACATGAAATATCAATCCATCAAAAGTTAGAGAACCCATTTCTTTCTACAGAAGAAGATCTAAGCAAAAGCTATTATTACCTTTAAGTTATGAAAACCATCACCAGCTCGAATAGAGATTTTACTAGGCGTATAGCTCTCATCAAGCTTAAAGTCAACGTACAGAACCactaactttcaaaattcaaaacaaaaaggggTCAAAATCAAATACCCACGAAAGATCTAAGCAAAACAGATTGATAAACCATACCTGCAATTTCACTTTCTTCTGGAATTGAATGTTAATCAGATGTGGTTGTAACCCATCTGATCtacaaattcagaaacaaacaaaaaacaaaagtcgaGTCATTTAACTTAAAAGAGAGATGAAATTTAAAGGGTTTTGTCTTAACTGCCAATAAGTCTCGAGATTGTCGTCGCGGAGAGTGGTGACGCCATTGCCAGGCTTACAAGAGCTCACACTCCAAGCTGCGTTTTTGCTCATCTCTCTCAGATCTTCTTCTATGATTAGCTTATCGTTTCCTCCTCtgatttttccttcttcttccgattCCGATGACTCTGTCGCCATAGCTCCCCCCTCTCCGAGATCTTAGATTCGAAATTTTGAGAATCGTCCACCTAAAACCCTCCAACGAGGTTTTGAATTTGTCACCCTTCTCTCTTTGGCTCATAGACAAACGTCGTGTCGTTAATGTGCGCTTGAAACGGCattatgtttgttattgttaAATGGAAACGACatgatagtttattttctgagtaaaagagagaattagccctgggcattcgggtccTCGGGTCGGATATGGGTAAGAACCGATTGGGTCCGGGTCTTTCGGTTATGCAAATTTTTTATCCATTTAAGAACTGAGAAGATTCGGTTCAgat
The Camelina sativa cultivar DH55 chromosome 15, Cs, whole genome shotgun sequence DNA segment above includes these coding regions:
- the LOC104747665 gene encoding tubby-like F-box protein 2, translated to MSLKSILRDLKEVRDGLGGISKRSWSKSSHIAPDQTTTPLENIPQSPWASLPPELLHDIIRRVEESETSWPARAAVVSCASVCKSWRGITMEIVKIPEQCGKLTFPISLKQPGPRDSPIQCFIKRNRATATYILYYGLMPSETENDKLLLAARRIRRATCTDFIISLSGKNFSRSSSTYVGKLRSGFLGTKFTIYDNQTASSTTQAQPNRRLHPKQAAPKLPANSSTVGNITYELNVLRTRGPRRMHCAMDSIPLSSVIAEPSVVQGIEVSSSPSPKEKSSATDREIPDISPSLRDQPLVLKNKSPRWHEQLQCWCLNFKGRVTVASVKNFQLVADIDTSLEAPPEEHERVILQFGKIGKDIFTMDYRYPLSAFQAFAICISSFDTKPACEG
- the LOC104747664 gene encoding anaphase-promoting complex subunit 10 gives rise to the protein MATESSESEEEGKIRGGNDKLIIEEDLREMSKNAAWSVSSCKPGNGVTTLRDDNLETYWQSDGLQPHLINIQFQKKVKLQLVVLYVDFKLDESYTPSKISIRAGDGFHNLKEIKSVELVKPTGWVCLSLSGTDPRETFVNTFMLQIAILSNHLNGRDTHIRQIKVYGPRPNPIPRQPFQFTSMEFLTYSTLR